One segment of Macrotis lagotis isolate mMagLag1 chromosome 1, bilby.v1.9.chrom.fasta, whole genome shotgun sequence DNA contains the following:
- the CNFN gene encoding cornifelin isoform X1 has product MQFEMHDNVKGKAMSYPVTSQPQSQSTCYQTQQSDWHTELTDCCNDMPVCLCGTFAPLCLACRIADDFGECCCAPYLPGGLHSLRTGMRERYRILGTVGNDWAALTFCLPCALCQMARELKIRQ; this is encoded by the exons ATGCAGTTCGAAATGCACGACAACGTGAAGGGCAAAG CCATGTCCTACCCTGTGACCAGTCAGCCCCAAAGCCAGAGCACCTGCTACCAGACTCAACAAAGTGACTGGCACACAGAACTCACCGACTGCTGCAACGATATGCCCGTGT GTCTGTGCGGCACCTTCGCCCCCTTGTGCCTGGCCTGCCGAATCGCCGATGATTTCGGGGAGTGCTGCTGTGCGCCCTACCTGCCTGGGGGGCTCCATTCCCTCCGTACCGGCATGAGGGAGCGCTACCGCATTTTG GGCACCGTCGGAAACGACTGGGCAGCGCTGACCTTCTGCCTGCCCTGCGCGCTCTGCCAGATGGCTCGGGAGCTGAAGATCCGACAGTGA
- the CNFN gene encoding cornifelin isoform X2, translated as MSYPVTSQPQSQSTCYQTQQSDWHTELTDCCNDMPVCLCGTFAPLCLACRIADDFGECCCAPYLPGGLHSLRTGMRERYRILGTVGNDWAALTFCLPCALCQMARELKIRQ; from the exons ATGTCCTACCCTGTGACCAGTCAGCCCCAAAGCCAGAGCACCTGCTACCAGACTCAACAAAGTGACTGGCACACAGAACTCACCGACTGCTGCAACGATATGCCCGTGT GTCTGTGCGGCACCTTCGCCCCCTTGTGCCTGGCCTGCCGAATCGCCGATGATTTCGGGGAGTGCTGCTGTGCGCCCTACCTGCCTGGGGGGCTCCATTCCCTCCGTACCGGCATGAGGGAGCGCTACCGCATTTTG GGCACCGTCGGAAACGACTGGGCAGCGCTGACCTTCTGCCTGCCCTGCGCGCTCTGCCAGATGGCTCGGGAGCTGAAGATCCGACAGTGA